A single genomic interval of Lacrimispora sphenoides JCM 1415 harbors:
- a CDS encoding Ku protein gives MAIAHKSAISVGLLYIPVGLYKTTKDISVSFNQLCKDTHERVRQKKICPSCNKEVTSDEIIKGYEYEKGKYVTFTEDELEKIKTKKDKTIHIEHFAMLSDVDQIFYEKNYYVVPEPGAEKAFELLRQAMLAQEKVGIAKTVLGTTESLIVLYPTNEGIIAKTLYYQAEIQAVPVASAKVEVSDPEVEMAKTMIDSMTSAFDPGLYHDEYQEKLRQAIESKIAGKEIVNVDKESPNNIIDLMEAMKKTVEMTKSNKGLA, from the coding sequence ATGGCCATAGCTCATAAAAGTGCAATAAGCGTAGGTTTACTTTATATACCGGTGGGATTATACAAAACAACAAAAGATATATCAGTAAGTTTCAATCAACTCTGTAAAGATACCCACGAACGAGTAAGACAAAAGAAAATATGCCCTTCATGCAATAAAGAAGTAACAAGCGATGAAATTATAAAGGGTTATGAATACGAAAAGGGTAAGTATGTGACTTTCACGGAAGATGAACTGGAAAAAATAAAAACAAAGAAAGACAAGACAATACACATAGAACATTTTGCAATGTTGTCTGATGTAGATCAAATATTTTATGAAAAAAATTATTATGTTGTCCCAGAACCTGGAGCGGAAAAAGCATTCGAACTATTAAGACAGGCAATGTTAGCCCAGGAAAAAGTGGGAATTGCAAAAACCGTCCTGGGTACAACAGAAAGTCTTATCGTATTATATCCAACAAACGAAGGAATCATTGCAAAAACTCTTTATTATCAGGCCGAAATACAGGCGGTGCCCGTAGCATCAGCAAAAGTAGAGGTCAGCGATCCAGAAGTTGAAATGGCAAAGACAATGATTGACTCTATGACATCTGCTTTTGACCCAGGTTTATATCATGATGAATATCAGGAAAAACTTCGGCAAGCAATTGAATCTAAAATTGCCGGAAAAGAGATAGTAAATGTTGACAAAGAGAGTCCAAACAACATCATCGATTTGATGGAAGCGATGAAGAAGACAGTTGAAATGACAAAGAGTAACAAAGGGCTGGCATAA
- a CDS encoding DNA ligase translates to MDIFESRNVSPMLISEMVEPFDSPNFIYEIKWDGIRTLSFLDTNTDMRNKRNKLMIPIFPELESLYRQVKTKCIIDHELLVLKNGIPDFYEVQKRALMSNSFKIKLAADKYPASVIAYDILYYKDKDITMLPLMERKKYLTDVVIENDLISVSRFIENDGIKLFELVKEKGLEGTVAKRKDSLYWQGKRTKDWVKCKIMSTDDCVICGYIPKENNMTSLVLGQYDDDLLVYKGHVTLGVSLRILKEHKYKVIDYSPFGYVPPGNDDCVWLAPELVCIVESMPTEKEGFRQPVFKGIRDDKPAMECKV, encoded by the coding sequence ATGGATATTTTTGAAAGCAGGAATGTAAGCCCGATGCTGATTTCGGAAATGGTAGAACCATTTGATTCCCCAAATTTTATCTACGAGATAAAATGGGACGGGATCAGGACTTTGTCTTTTTTGGACACAAATACAGATATGAGAAACAAGAGAAACAAACTCATGATTCCCATATTCCCAGAGCTGGAAAGTCTTTATAGACAGGTTAAAACGAAATGCATTATTGACCACGAGCTGCTTGTACTCAAAAATGGCATCCCTGATTTCTATGAGGTGCAAAAACGAGCGTTGATGAGTAATTCATTTAAAATAAAATTAGCCGCCGATAAATATCCGGCCAGTGTCATCGCTTATGACATCTTATACTATAAAGATAAGGATATTACTATGCTCCCCTTAATGGAGAGAAAAAAATATCTTACTGATGTTGTAATTGAAAATGATCTAATCTCCGTTTCAAGATTTATAGAAAATGATGGAATAAAATTATTTGAACTTGTTAAAGAAAAAGGTCTCGAAGGAACCGTTGCAAAAAGAAAAGACAGTCTTTATTGGCAAGGCAAGCGAACCAAAGACTGGGTAAAATGCAAAATAATGTCCACAGACGATTGTGTGATCTGCGGATACATTCCGAAAGAAAATAATATGACCAGCCTGGTTCTTGGCCAATACGATGATGATTTACTTGTATATAAGGGTCATGTTACACTCGGTGTAAGCTTAAGAATATTAAAAGAGCATAAATATAAAGTGATCGATTACTCCCCTTTCGGTTATGTACCACCAGGAAACGATGATTGTGTTTGGCTGGCCCCGGAACTCGTTTGTATCGTGGAATCAATGCCTACTGAAAAAGAAGGCTTTAGGCAGCCTGTTTTCAAAGGTATACGAGATGATAAGCCAGCCATGGAATGTAAGGTATAA
- a CDS encoding GNAT family N-acetyltransferase has protein sequence MEFTYDSNQIALYHSDNNLLAEVTFPAVDQNTVNINHTYVDDSLRGQGVAGQLMEAVAKQLRSENKKAILTCSYAIKWFEKHPEYNDLVK, from the coding sequence ATGGAATTCACTTACGATTCAAACCAGATCGCTCTCTATCATTCCGATAACAACTTACTTGCCGAGGTTACTTTTCCAGCAGTTGACCAGAATACCGTAAATATCAATCATACCTATGTAGATGATTCTCTCAGAGGTCAGGGTGTGGCAGGACAACTTATGGAGGCCGTAGCAAAACAATTACGGTCCGAAAATAAAAAAGCCATCCTGACATGCTCCTATGCGATTAAATGGTTCGAAAAACATCCTGAGTATAATGATTTGGTTAAATAG